One Acetobacterium sp. KB-1 DNA segment encodes these proteins:
- a CDS encoding toxin-antitoxin system YwqK family antitoxin — translation MKIKDKKVLVRERCSYGDYVEGFRLKDGWIKGKKYEDKKVIAEGDFFNGLLSEQGKYYHKNGEVRVKGNLKGYMEFDGFGKEHYENGNVKYEGEYRCSVWNGDGKYYDEAGNLLYDGLFENGTPAQK, via the coding sequence ATGAAAATTAAAGATAAAAAAGTGTTGGTCAGAGAACGTTGTTCATATGGAGACTATGTTGAAGGTTTTCGACTAAAGGACGGTTGGATAAAAGGTAAAAAGTACGAGGATAAAAAAGTTATCGCAGAAGGTGATTTTTTTAATGGCTTGCTGTCCGAACAGGGTAAATATTACCATAAAAATGGTGAGGTTCGAGTTAAAGGAAATTTAAAAGGATATATGGAATTTGATGGTTTCGGAAAAGAACACTATGAGAACGGAAATGTGAAATATGAAGGTGAATATCGTTGCAGTGTTTGGAATGGCGATGGAAAATACTACGATGAAGCTGGTAATTTGCTCTATGATGGATTGTTTGAGAACGGAACACCGGCTCAAAAATGA